The Candidatus Saccharibacteria bacterium sequence AGCTTAAATCATCTGATTATGTTCATTTGCATAATCATACGCATCACAGTCTTTTAGACGGGTTAAGTAAAATACCCGATCTTGTAGCACGCGTAAAAGAGCTTGGTATGGAGGCCGTGGCTATTACCGACCACGGCACTATGTCCGGGGTGGTAGATTTTTATAAGTCTGCTACTGCGGCTGAAATCAAACCTATTCTTGGTATGGAAACATACGTCGCCGCTCGCACACGCCACGATCGCGATCCGCAAAAAGACAAGGCTCGTTACCACCTAACATTGCTTGCCATGAATGATATCGGGTATAAAAACCTGATGATGCTTTCTACCAAGGCAAACCTTGAGGGTATTTACTACAAACCGCGTATCGATCACGAACTTATCGAACAGTACAACGAAGGTATTATTATGCTTTCGGGGTGTGCTGGTGGCGAAATCGGTGAAAAGCTGCGTAACGACGATTATGAGGGCGCAAAAGAAGTCGCTATCTGGTATAAATCTATCCTCGGCGACCGCTATTACCTGGAGTTGCAAGATCACGGACATCCAGACGCGCCAGCGCAGTGGGACGTGCAGGTTAAAATCAACGATTATATCGAAAAACTTTCTGAGGAGCTGGAAATCCCTTGTGTTGTAACGAGCGATGGTCACTATCTATCACATGAAGATCAAGATGCACACGAAATATTGCTGTGCGTGGGGACAGGTGCCTTTCTTTCCGACGAAAAGCGAATGAGCCTGAAAGATTTCGAGCTTCACCTTACGGAGCCCGAAGAGATTATTAAGCGTTGGGGCAAGACAAACCCCGAAGCGGTTTTAAATACAAAAAGAATTGCCGATAGGTGTAGTGTGACATTGGAGCTTGGTGGGATTCTTATTCCAAAGTTCCCGGTGCCAGAAGGCGAGACCGAGAAAACATTTCTCGATAAGCTTGTGTATCGTGGTGTGGCAGCACGCTACACCGGCAAAACGCCTGCCGAGGCCAATGAACTGTCGGTAGAGGATATTAAACCCCTTCTGACACCCGAGGTGAGTGAACGTCTTGAGATGGAGCTTGGTGTCTTGGATAACATGGGGTACAACGGGTATTTCCTTATCGTGCAGGACTTTATTAACTGGGGCAAAAACCAAGGAATTATTTTTGGTCCTGGTCGTGGTTCGGCGGCAGGGTCTATTATTGCGTATGCACTAAATATTACCGATCTTGACCCTTTAAAATATGGCCTGCTGTTTGAGCGATTTTTGAACCCGGATCGAATCAGTATGCCGGATATCGATGTAGACATTCAAGATACTCGGCGCGATGAGGTGATTCAGTACTGCTCCGATAAGTATGGCGCTGATCACGTATCAAATATCGTAACATTCGGTAAGATGGCGGCGCGTGCTGCTGTGCGCGACGTAGCACGTGTTTTGCAGGTGCCGTATGCCGAAGCTGACCGCCTCAGTAAGATGATTCCTCCGCCAGCCCAGGGGCGCCATATTCCATTGAAGGTAAGTATCAAAGAAGACGTCGATCTTAAAAAGGAATACGAGACCAACCCAACGGCTAAGCAAGTGTTTGATTATGCCGTTCGTCTAGAGGGAACAATTCGCTCGCATGGCGTGCATGCCTGTGGCGTGGTGATTGCACCCGATGATCTTGTAAAGTACCTACCGCTTGAAATGGCGCAAAAGGGTGTTGTCTCGACGCAGTTTCCTATGGGCGAAGTAGAGGAGCTTGGCCTTCTAAAAATGGACTTTTTGGGCCTTTCTAACCTTACGATCATCAATAATGCGCTCCGAATTATTAAAAAGGTGTATAAAGACGAGATTAACCTTTCTAAGATTCCGCTCGACGATACCCTAACATACGAGTTATTTCAGCGCGGCGATACAACGGGCGTGTTCCAGCTAGAATCTGCCGGTATGAAGCGCTATTTGCGTGATTTGAAGCCAACTGTTTTTGAAGATATCATTGCCATGGTTGCCTTGTACCGCCCAGGTCCTATGCAGTTTATCGATAGTTTCATTAAGCGAAAGCACGGCCAGGAAGAAATTAGTTATCTTCACTCTGGAATGGAAAATTCACTAAAAAGCACCTACGGAATTTTGGTGTACCAAGAACAGTTCATGCAGATTTCGAAAGAATGGTGCGGATTTACCGGTGGTCAGGCCGACACGCTTCGTAAGGCCGTTGGTAAAAAGAAAATCGACCTGATGCGCAAAGTTAAGGTAGATTTCGTTGAAGGTGCGATAACGCATGGTGGCGCCAAAAAAGAGGTTGCTGAAAAGTTTTGGGATCAGCTAGAGGAGTTCGCCAACTACTGTTTTAACAAGTCTCACGCCGCGTGCTACGGGCTTATATCGTACTGGACAGCATATCTAAAGGCGCACTACCCAGATGCATTTATGGCAGCTCTGATGACAAGTGACCAAGATGATATCGACCGCCTTGCGATTGAAATTTCAGAGTGTAAGCATATGGGAATCAAAGTGCTTTCGCCAGATGTCAACGAATCTTTTGTGGAGTTTGCTATTGTGCCAGGCGAAAACGAAATTCGCTTCGGCATGGCCGCAATTAAAGGTGTTGGTGTGGGTGCCGTAGAGGAAGTTCTGCGTGCGCGTAAAGATGGAAAATTTGCAAGCATTGAAGATTTTGCAAAACGAGTCAGCACGAGCAAGTTCAATAAAAAGGCTTGGGATTCGCTTATTAAATCGGGTGGATTCGATGCATTTGGCGACCGCTCTGATTTGCTGTTCAACCTAGAAACAATTCAGGCCTTTGCCAGCAAGGTGCAAAAAGAAGCGCTGAGTGGGCAGACCGACCTGTTTGGTGGCATGAGTACCAATACGGACATTCAGCCAACAGTGACGCTGCAAACCGCACCAACGAAATTTACCGAAAAAGAGCAGCTTATGTGGGAGCGTGAACTTCTGGGGCTGTATATTAGTGCGCACCCGCTCGATAAGTACGGATCGTATTTTGAAGAGCAAACGATTCCTCTTATGCGCATGACGCCGGATGTTGATGGTAAAAAGGCAACGATTGGCGGGTTAGTAAGCACTGTTCGTTCTATTGTGACGAAATCTGGTACAAAAATGGCATTTGTAGGGTTGGAGGATAAAACTGGCGAAGGTGAGGTGATTGTATTTCCTAATCTCTACGAGCAAGTTGGGGCGAAGCTTATTCAAGATGCCGTAGTACGTGTGACAGGCAAGATAAGTGCAAGAGATCGCGATGGCAATTTGGGCGACGACGCGAAAATGATTGCTGATGAAATTGTAGAGGTGACAGACCAAGAGCTGAGGGATTACGAATCGACAGGCCGCAAGATGCAAGCGCCAAAAATGAGCTCTAAGGTAAAAGCGATGCGCGTTGCGGAATTTAAAGCAAAGAAAACTGGTGGCGAGGTAAGCGCGCCAGCAAGCACTATGCCAAAAGATCCGGCTCCTATTGAAAAACCACGGCCGATCGTTGACATGCCACCTGTAAAAAAGCTGTTTGTTCATATCAAAAACCCAGATGATCACGACGCGCTTTTGCAACTGAAACGCACCTGTAGCGAATTTGTTGGGAATATCGATATTATTCTTGTGCTAGGGGCAGATAAGAAGTCGGCAATTAAGCTGCCATTTAAAATCGATGGTAGTGACACGCTAATTGGTGAGTTGGTTAAGTCGCTTGGCGAAGACTGTGTCGTACTAAAATAAACAACGCCTAAAGGGTGACTCGTTGCATGCGATTCACGCTTATGCTAGCGTTAAATACAGTGACTATTAAAACTGTATTACAAACGCGCCCGCAAATATCCAAAATACTACTTGGAGTTTGTGCTGCTGTTGTTGCGATTGCCGCGCCTCTTCAAATAACTAATTCTGCGGTGTATGCCGATCAGTATGATGATCAGATTCAGGCAATTCAGAATCAGGTTGATCAATACCAGCAGAGTGCAAACGCCTTGCAAAAACAGGCGAATACATTGCAAAAAATGATTGGCGTTCTCAATGCCGAAAAAAAGTCGATTCAAGCGCAGCTAGAGCTTTCTCAGACAAAATTGAATAAGTTAACGGCAGATATTGCCGCGAATGAAATAAAGCTTGCAAACAATAAAGATGCGCTTGGTAAGATTGTTGCAGATTTGTATATCGACGACGGTATTTCGCCACTTGAAATGCTGGCGAGCAGCAAAAACGTCGGTGAATATATGGATAAAAGCGAGTATCGCTCGGCGGTAAGTGAGCGTCTTGCAGAGACAATTGATGCAATTAAGACTCTTAAAGACCAGTTAGAAAAAGATCAGCAAGCGGTTAAAAAGGTTGTTGCGCAGCAAAAAGCGCAGCGAGCATCACTTATTGCCAAAGAAGCCGAAAAGCAGAAATTATTAAAAGAAACGAAGGGCAAAGAAGCTGCTTATCAAAAGCAAATCGCCAATAGTAAGGCGAAAATGTCTGCTATAGCCGCCGAGCAGCAAGCGGCGCTTGCCCGACTAACAAATGGCGGTGCGTACAACTCGGGCTCGGTTGGTTCATTCCAGTTCCGTAACTTTAGTGGCAATATGCCATGTGGTGGCGGCGGGTACACGCTATGTGGCGCCCAGGATAGCTATGCGGACCAATGGGGCTTGTATAACCGCGAATGTGTTAGCTATACCGCATGGGCTGCATACAATCGCTT is a genomic window containing:
- a CDS encoding CHAP domain-containing protein → MRFTLMLALNTVTIKTVLQTRPQISKILLGVCAAVVAIAAPLQITNSAVYADQYDDQIQAIQNQVDQYQQSANALQKQANTLQKMIGVLNAEKKSIQAQLELSQTKLNKLTADIAANEIKLANNKDALGKIVADLYIDDGISPLEMLASSKNVGEYMDKSEYRSAVSERLAETIDAIKTLKDQLEKDQQAVKKVVAQQKAQRASLIAKEAEKQKLLKETKGKEAAYQKQIANSKAKMSAIAAEQQAALARLTNGGAYNSGSVGSFQFRNFSGNMPCGGGGYTLCGAQDSYADQWGLYNRECVSYTAWAAYNRFGKYVTNFSGRGNAQDWPYSAPDLMGASVSRSPSVGAVAILPATPGFAPIGHAMLVEAVLGGGWVRVSQYNFGGTGEYSTMDIKSSGVVFVHFDNR
- a CDS encoding DNA polymerase III subunit alpha, translated to MGVETKEKLATGLQLKSSDYVHLHNHTHHSLLDGLSKIPDLVARVKELGMEAVAITDHGTMSGVVDFYKSATAAEIKPILGMETYVAARTRHDRDPQKDKARYHLTLLAMNDIGYKNLMMLSTKANLEGIYYKPRIDHELIEQYNEGIIMLSGCAGGEIGEKLRNDDYEGAKEVAIWYKSILGDRYYLELQDHGHPDAPAQWDVQVKINDYIEKLSEELEIPCVVTSDGHYLSHEDQDAHEILLCVGTGAFLSDEKRMSLKDFELHLTEPEEIIKRWGKTNPEAVLNTKRIADRCSVTLELGGILIPKFPVPEGETEKTFLDKLVYRGVAARYTGKTPAEANELSVEDIKPLLTPEVSERLEMELGVLDNMGYNGYFLIVQDFINWGKNQGIIFGPGRGSAAGSIIAYALNITDLDPLKYGLLFERFLNPDRISMPDIDVDIQDTRRDEVIQYCSDKYGADHVSNIVTFGKMAARAAVRDVARVLQVPYAEADRLSKMIPPPAQGRHIPLKVSIKEDVDLKKEYETNPTAKQVFDYAVRLEGTIRSHGVHACGVVIAPDDLVKYLPLEMAQKGVVSTQFPMGEVEELGLLKMDFLGLSNLTIINNALRIIKKVYKDEINLSKIPLDDTLTYELFQRGDTTGVFQLESAGMKRYLRDLKPTVFEDIIAMVALYRPGPMQFIDSFIKRKHGQEEISYLHSGMENSLKSTYGILVYQEQFMQISKEWCGFTGGQADTLRKAVGKKKIDLMRKVKVDFVEGAITHGGAKKEVAEKFWDQLEEFANYCFNKSHAACYGLISYWTAYLKAHYPDAFMAALMTSDQDDIDRLAIEISECKHMGIKVLSPDVNESFVEFAIVPGENEIRFGMAAIKGVGVGAVEEVLRARKDGKFASIEDFAKRVSTSKFNKKAWDSLIKSGGFDAFGDRSDLLFNLETIQAFASKVQKEALSGQTDLFGGMSTNTDIQPTVTLQTAPTKFTEKEQLMWERELLGLYISAHPLDKYGSYFEEQTIPLMRMTPDVDGKKATIGGLVSTVRSIVTKSGTKMAFVGLEDKTGEGEVIVFPNLYEQVGAKLIQDAVVRVTGKISARDRDGNLGDDAKMIADEIVEVTDQELRDYESTGRKMQAPKMSSKVKAMRVAEFKAKKTGGEVSAPASTMPKDPAPIEKPRPIVDMPPVKKLFVHIKNPDDHDALLQLKRTCSEFVGNIDIILVLGADKKSAIKLPFKIDGSDTLIGELVKSLGEDCVVLK